TTAAGTCCGACCCAAAGCCAGCAAAAAGTACAAAATTTGCTCACCGTCAGTAAAGGAAAGCGTTACTTCACAGAAACGGAAGGGGCAATACGTTATGTTGTTGCAGATAATGGCGAAAAAGGGCTAACCTTCGCTGTTGAACCGATTAAGCTAACGCTGGCTGAAACACTGGACAGTAATACCCGATAAGAAAAAGTGCTTTTTTCCGGTGATCACCTTTGCCATCAGAACCGGGACACTCACCGGCGGTGAGCGGACGTCAAACAGCCAGCACCACAATCATGACAGGATCGGTTGTGAGCACCAATTCATCGATCATGCTGCCCTGATGGGTAGTGATATTCCTTTAATGCGCTTAAATGCGTGGAGAATGAAAATGCGACATCCTTTCGTGATGGGTAACTGGAAACTGAACGGTAGCCACCATATGGTCAACGAACTGGTGACCGGTTTACGTAAAGAACTGGCAGGCGTTGCCGATTGTATCGTGGCTATCGCCCCACCAGAAGTATATATCACCCAGGCTAAACAGATAGCCGCCGGTAGTCATATTCAGTTAGGCGCACAGAATGTTGACCTGCACCTGTCTGGTGCCTATACGGGGGAAACCTCCGCCGCGATGTTAAAAGATGTGGGGGTCGGTTATGTCATTATCGGCCATTCAGAACGTCGTACTTACCATAAAGAATCCGATGATCTTATCGCGCAGAAATTTGCTGTGGTTAAAGAGCAGGGGCTGACACCGGTACTCTGTATTGGTGAAACCGAAGCCGAGAATGAATCAGGTAAAACTCAGGAAGTGTGCGCCCGACAAATCGACGCCGTCCTGAAAACGCAGGGGGCAGCCGCATTTACCGGGGCCGTGATTGCTTATGAACCGGTATGGGCGATTGGCACCGGCAAATCGGCCACACCCGCGCAGGCGCAGGCGGTGCATAAATTCATTCGTGATCATATTGCAAAAGCAGATGCGCAGGTCGCGAAGCAGCTTATCATCCAGTACGGTGGCTCGGTAAATGCCGACAATGCCGCCGAACTGTTCACTCAGCCAGACATTGATGGTGCCCTGGTGGGAGGAGCTTCCCTGAAAGCAGAGGCATTTGCGGTAATTGTCAAAGCGGCCGAAGCAGCGAAAAAAGGTTAATTTCGCATCAGAACACACCAGTCGGCGATGACGCTGGCTGGTGTCCTGATTGGGTGAGCGACGACAATCAGCGATATAGCCAATGTCCGGCTTTTGCTGACTGGATGAACATATCAATAGTAAATTCCGGCACATCTATGGGCTCAGGCTTTTTAAAAGGATTCCATGAGAAAACAACTTCCGGGTAGTATGTCGCAATCTGAAGTCTGACATATCGACGTTAAACGTTTTAGCGTAATCTTCGATCAATTCCTCAATATCATCCTGGCTCAGTTTTACGTCGAAATATATATTTGATGATGCGGTATAGCTATCATATTTCTTTTTTCTCAATAAATAAGTTCCACTATGGATGGTGATCATATCGATGACACGCTGTGCAATATCCTCTACCATATTTTATTATTGCCTCGTGCGGTTTGGTTGTATGGGCCAGGCTCTTACAATTAATAATTTACCCCAAAAAATGGTCATGTATTCAACATATTGATCATGTTGTATAATTGCTCTTTTTATCAGAGACACCAGATGGCTAAAATTGATGTAGCATGCCCGTTTTGTCAACAAACCGAACCTGTTAAAAAGCATGGCCTGGGTAAGTCCGGTTTTCAGCGCTATCGTTGTCAGTCATGCTGTCGTACTTTCCAGACCGATTACGCTTATCGAGCCTGCCACCCCGGCATGAAAGAACAAATTGTTGACCTTGCTATGAATAATGCCGGTATCCGTGATACCGCACGGACTCTGCATATCAGCATCAATGCCGTTGTCCGCACTTTAAAAAACCCGCGCCGCGATGTGTAACCACATTGTCGCTGGATAATCTGCAAATCCAGCTTATCTGCGAAGTGGATGAGATGTGGTCTTTTGCTGGCAGTAAAAAGCAGCAACGCTGGCTGTGGTATGCGTGGGAGCCTCGCCTCAAACGTATTATTGCGCCTACTTTTGGGCGCAGGAGCAAAAAGACACTGCGCAGGTTACTGAGATTACTGTCAGGTTTTCATGTCGCCTTCTGGTGTACCGATAACTTCAGCGCATATGACATACTGCCGGATAAAAAACATATCAGGGGTAAGCTTTACACGCAGAGGATTGAACGGGAAAACCTGAATCTGCGTAACCGCTTAAAGCGACTGAATCGTAAGACCCTGGGGTACTCAAAATCTGTTGAGATGCATGACAGGATCATCGGTACTTTTATTGAGCGCGAATATTATGTTTGAGACAATATAAACATATTGAATACGTCACCAGGTTATCCTGAAAGATAAGCAGTTGTATCTGTGAATAGAATAATACACAGAATATTGCTAATTAAATGCAGTTAGATTGACCTGTGTCAATGCTTTAATTTTAAAAAATTCATGTTTTTTTTACCCAGGCTAAACATATTAATGGTCAAAAGTAGCTTATCAGCGCTTATTTTGGCTGGTCAGGGAAGGTGTCTGTCAGGGGGAGCGTGGCGAAAATTACAATTCAGTAATGTTGCAAGTATTACTGAACTGTAATCGAGTTTATTAAATTATGTTAGTTATTTTCTTCTGGCATATTTCCAGTCATGGGCATTCAGGCGTTTTATTAACTCGACGATGCTGGTCACCAGGCAGTTAATAATTTTCTCGCCTTTCTCTTTGGTGGCATATTGTGGCGCACCGGTGGCCCCAGTGGCACTAATTTCCGAGATATCCCAGATATAGGTGATGCCATAATCATCAAATACATCGGCAGGGATTTGATTTTTTGCTTTACTGAGATCCACCAGATCCGGGCGTATGGCCATCATCGCTGAAGTTTCTCCCTCACCACCGTGTCCCAGTCCTGAGCCGTTCCAGCTGTCAAAGAAGTCATTACCCAGCTTTTTACCTACCATATCCCACCATGCGGGAATAAAGATCAGGCTGACATCCCGGTTTTTATCTTTGACATTTCTCGCTGCTATTTCAATGGCCGGAATATTGCCATCATGACCATTAATCACCACGATCCGTTTAATGCCATGATGAATCAGACTATTGAAAATATCTTCCGCTAACATAATATTGGTTTCAAAACGAAGCGATATCGCCATCGGGTAGGCATCATAGTGTAGCGAGGTGCCAAAGGGGGTACAGGGCACGACAATCGCGTTCTCTGTTTGCGCCGCGACTCTTCGGGCAACCTCTTCCGGGAAGAAGTAGTCGGGGCCCAGCGGCAAATGGTCGGCGTGGTTTTCACAGCTGCCAAAACTCACTAGCGCAATAATATTGTCGTTAGATTGCAGCAAAGTTCTTATCTCTTCGCCGGTAAATTCATTTAGCATAACCTTTTTCATGTTATCTCCTGTTTTTGATAAAGTAATAAACAGATATTACCGCTATCCAGCAAAAACCTGCGGCTAACGAAATCCAGCCATCGGGGGTAAACGCCTGACCAAACATGACACATAACAGGCAGAGAATGGTTAACGGCCTGATTATTTCCGCACAGGGGGCTCTGTATTTAATTAATCCCTTCTCCGTGTTGATGGCGCGCATGCGTTTATGTGATAGCGAAATCATCAGCCATGAGAAAATAAAGCCAAAGCCCGAGATGCTGGCCAGAATCGTATAGGCTTCCGGTGACAGTATCGATATTATGACGCCAACAAACAGCATTAAACTACTGATGAAAATGGCATTGTTGGGTGTTTTATGTTTTGGATGCACTCTGGCGAAGGCTTCAGGTAAATGTTCATCCTGGGCTAAAGAGTGCAACATGCGCGATGTGGCATAGACACCAGTATCGATGCAGGAGAGTGCCGCCGTCAGTACCACAAAATTCATGATATTTTTAGCGACAGGCCCACCTAATATGCCAAATGCGTCAACATAGGGGCTGGAGCTAACCCCCGCCGTCTGCCAGGGAATGACGCACAGCAGCAGTGAGATAGAGAGAACATACAGCCCTAATATTCTGATAACCGTGCCTTTTATGGTTTTCGGAATATCTTCTGCCGGATTTTCACTCTCTCCGGCAGCGGTGCCGATGGCTTCTGTACCGCCAAAGGAGAAAATCACCATCAGCATAGAGGCGATAAAACCTGAGAGGCCAAAAGCAAAAAAGCCCGATTGTGAATGAGAAAAATTGTGCAGGTTGGCATCAGGGGTAAAGCCCAGAGCATAGAGGGCGATAATGATAAAAAGAACTAACGCCACAATTTTTACCAGGCTTAACCAGAATTCAACTTCACCAAAAAAGTGGACACCAATCATATTTACCGCGGTAATTGAGCAGGCAATCACCAGGCAGAAGATCCACACCGGTATCTCCGGGAACCACATATTCAGAAACGTTCCGGCGGCTATCGCTTCAGAAGCCGGGCCGATTAAAAAGGCAAACCAGTAGGTGAGGCCGGTCAGATATCCCCAGTAGGGCCCAAAGGCATCTTTGGCATAGGTTTGAAAAGAGCCAGAGACCGGATTGGCTACCGCCATCTCGGCAAGTAACATCATAATAAATAGGGTTATTATGCCGCCAAAGAGATAGGCTAAAATAACACTCGGCCCGGTTAACGAAATGGCTTCACCTGCGCCAAGAAAAAAACCTGCACCAATCACGCCGCCTATTGAGATCATCGTGAGGTGTCTGGGTTTTAGACTTCTGTTTAATTCCATACCCATGCTACCCATATAGTTATAGAGATCATCGCCTGGAGTCTGGCTGGTCAGGTGTGACAGATACCGTCATTCTGGACAAGGATCGCGCAAAAAAACCGCAGCGTACAGGGGATACGTGAGGTGTTCAGGCACTGCCTGGCAGCAAAGTGGCAAGTGAGACAGCTCTGATGAGCCAGGCTCTTATTGACCCGTCATTATTCAGCCCGGAGCTGTGCGCTTCTGCCAGCCACCACAATGGCCGGTGCCGCTTTTTCCTGACTGAATTATTCAGGGCCGCCTGATAAAAAAATTGTTACTAAATTAATAGAAAAAAATTACCTATCTCTCTAAAAATAATCATAATTTTCAGATTGAGGAATAATTCTTATCACCAATCCGTCGTAAACTCAATCGCTAAAAAAGTGCGGAAAGGGAATAAATGAAGAAAATAGTCTTTTTATCTATATGGATATTTATAGTCAGTAGAATATGCTGATATTCGCTTATTCATCTCCATCTGCTGCTGATAATAATATGTTTTATTATCTCGCACCTTTGTCGTGCAAAAGTGACTTATTACCCTACAAAGGGGAGGGGGCGGTATTTCTGATGGGGGACTGTTTACTATTATCTCCGCTACCGGTATCCGCAGCTGGATTTTACGTTATAGAAAATGATGATTTGCGACGTCTCAGGTGACAGGGGATGATGGTAATCATCGCCCGTCGATGTCATCATCTTGGCTCCCGTGGTATCTATTGACCAGGAGCCTGCATGACCGCCTCATCTGCCAAAAAAACTATTCTGACCGCTGCCCATTGGGGGCCGATATGGGTCGAAACAGAGGGAGAACATATTCTCTCCTCACGCGGCGCACTGGCGACGCCAGTCGCTAATTCTCTGCAAACGGTCGTGCGTGACCAGGTATATAGTAAAACCCGCGTGCGTTATCCGATGGTGCGTCAGGGTTTTCTTGCGGCGCCTGATTGTCCACAAGGCGTGCGCGGTCAGGATCAGTTTGTGCGCGTGAGCTGGCAACAGGCACTGGATCTTATCGATGCGCAACACCGGCGGATCCGGCAATGTTATGGGCCATCATCTATTTTCGCAGGCTCCTATGGCTGGCGCTCCTGTGGTGTTTTGCACAAGGCAGCGACTTTATTACAGCGTTATATGAGTCTGGCGGGGGGATATACAGGCCATATTGGGGATTACTCGACAGGCGCTGCCCAGGTCATTATGCCCTATGTGGTCGGGAGTCATGAGGTTTATCAGCAACAAACCAGTTGGCCGATGTTGCTGGAGCATAGCGATGTGGTGGTATTGTGGAGTGCCAACCCGATGAATACGCTGAAAAATGCGTGGAGTGCGTCCGATGAGCAAGGGCGTCAGTGGTTGGATCGGCTACGTAAAAGTGGTAAGCGGCTGATCTGTATCGATCCTGTGCGATCAGAAACGGTCGATTTTTTTGCTGAGGCGGGAGAGTGGATCGCACCGCATATGGGAACGGATGTCGCACTGATGCTCGGTATCGCCCACACATTGCAGCAAAATGGCTGGCAGGATGAGCACTTCCTGGCAAATTACACCACCGGCTATCAGATTTTCTGCCGCTATCTGAGCGGAGAAAGCGATGGGACGCCGAAAAGTGCCGAATGGGCTGCCGCAATTTGTGGGGTGAGTGCAGATAAAATTCGCCAGTTAGCAGAAATTTTTCATCAAAACACGACGATGCTGATGGCCGGCTGGGGAATGCAGCGTCAGCAATTTGGCGAACAAAAACACTGGATGCTGGTTACCCTTGCCGCCATGCTGGGACAGATCGGTACACCCGGCGGCGGTTTTGGCCTCTCTTACCATTTTTCTAATGGCGGCGTTCCCACCCGCCAGGCGGCCGTGCCCGGCTCGATGCAGGAAAATCTGGCGGATGGCGCAGGAGCCGTCGAAAGAATCCCGGTGGCGCGGATCGTGGAAGCGCTGGAAAATCCCGGTGCCGCTTATCAGCATAATGGCAAAAAGTATCATTTTCCCGACATCCGTTTTATCTGGTGGGCCGGAGGCGCTAATTTTACTCACCATCAGGATACTAACCGGCTGATCCGTGCCTGGCAGAAGCCAGAGTTGATTGTTATCTCCGAATGCTTCTGGACGGCAGCGGCCCGGCATGCCGATATCGTTCTCCCGGCGACGACGTCGTATGAGCGTAACGATATCGTCATGACCGGCGACTATAGTCTCCAGCATCTGGTGCCGATGAAACGTGTGGTGGCACCACGCGATGAGGCGCGTGATGATTTTGCCGTATTCGCTGATCTTAGCGAGCACTGGGAAAAAGGGGGCGCTGCGCGTTTTACCGAAGGGAAAACCGAATTACAGTGGCTGGCGTCCTTCTACCAGATAGCGGTTCAGCGTGGTGCCCGTCAGCAGATAATACTGCCCCCCTTTGCCTGCTTCTGGCAGCAAAATCAACTGATAGAAATGGCGGAAGATCAAGAAAATAACCGTTTCGTCCGTTTTGCTGATTTCCGTGCCGATCCACAGGCTCACCCACTGAAAACTGCCAGCGGTAAAATTGAGATTTATTCATCGACCATAGCGCAGTTTGCCTGCCCCGATTGTCCGCCCCATCCGATGTGGCTCGAACCTGATGAATGGCATGGTAACGCGCAGCCAGGGCAACTTCAGCTATGTTCTGCTCATGCTGCCCATCGTTTGCATAGTCAGCTCAATCAAACCTCATTGCGTGAGCGCTATGCGGTCGCCAATCGCGAACCATTAAT
The sequence above is drawn from the Enterobacteriaceae bacterium ESL0689 genome and encodes:
- the tpiA gene encoding triose-phosphate isomerase, with translation MRHPFVMGNWKLNGSHHMVNELVTGLRKELAGVADCIVAIAPPEVYITQAKQIAAGSHIQLGAQNVDLHLSGAYTGETSAAMLKDVGVGYVIIGHSERRTYHKESDDLIAQKFAVVKEQGLTPVLCIGETEAENESGKTQEVCARQIDAVLKTQGAAAFTGAVIAYEPVWAIGTGKSATPAQAQAVHKFIRDHIAKADAQVAKQLIIQYGGSVNADNAAELFTQPDIDGALVGGASLKAEAFAVIVKAAEAAKKG
- a CDS encoding DUF1493 family protein codes for the protein MATYYPEVVFSWNPFKKPEPIDVPEFTIDMFIQSAKAGHWLYR
- a CDS encoding IS1 family transposase (programmed frameshift) produces the protein MAKIDVACPFCQQTEPVKKHGLGKSGFQRYRCQSCCRTFQTDYAYRACHPGMKEQIVDLAMNNAGIRDTARTLHISINAVVRTLKNPAPRCVTTLSLDNLQIQLICEVDEMWSFAGSKKQQRWLWYAWEPRLKRIIAPTFGRRSKKTLRRLLRLLSGFHVAFWCTDNFSAYDILPDKKHIRGKLYTQRIERENLNLRNRLKRLNRKTLGYSKSVEMHDRIIGTFIEREYYV
- a CDS encoding creatininase family protein, with the translated sequence MKKVMLNEFTGEEIRTLLQSNDNIIALVSFGSCENHADHLPLGPDYFFPEEVARRVAAQTENAIVVPCTPFGTSLHYDAYPMAISLRFETNIMLAEDIFNSLIHHGIKRIVVINGHDGNIPAIEIAARNVKDKNRDVSLIFIPAWWDMVGKKLGNDFFDSWNGSGLGHGGEGETSAMMAIRPDLVDLSKAKNQIPADVFDDYGITYIWDISEISATGATGAPQYATKEKGEKIINCLVTSIVELIKRLNAHDWKYARRK
- a CDS encoding amino acid permease translates to MISIGGVIGAGFFLGAGEAISLTGPSVILAYLFGGIITLFIMMLLAEMAVANPVSGSFQTYAKDAFGPYWGYLTGLTYWFAFLIGPASEAIAAGTFLNMWFPEIPVWIFCLVIACSITAVNMIGVHFFGEVEFWLSLVKIVALVLFIIIALYALGFTPDANLHNFSHSQSGFFAFGLSGFIASMLMVIFSFGGTEAIGTAAGESENPAEDIPKTIKGTVIRILGLYVLSISLLLCVIPWQTAGVSSSPYVDAFGILGGPVAKNIMNFVVLTAALSCIDTGVYATSRMLHSLAQDEHLPEAFARVHPKHKTPNNAIFISSLMLFVGVIISILSPEAYTILASISGFGFIFSWLMISLSHKRMRAINTEKGLIKYRAPCAEIIRPLTILCLLCVMFGQAFTPDGWISLAAGFCWIAVISVYYFIKNRR
- a CDS encoding molybdopterin guanine dinucleotide-containing S/N-oxide reductase, which codes for MTASSAKKTILTAAHWGPIWVETEGEHILSSRGALATPVANSLQTVVRDQVYSKTRVRYPMVRQGFLAAPDCPQGVRGQDQFVRVSWQQALDLIDAQHRRIRQCYGPSSIFAGSYGWRSCGVLHKAATLLQRYMSLAGGYTGHIGDYSTGAAQVIMPYVVGSHEVYQQQTSWPMLLEHSDVVVLWSANPMNTLKNAWSASDEQGRQWLDRLRKSGKRLICIDPVRSETVDFFAEAGEWIAPHMGTDVALMLGIAHTLQQNGWQDEHFLANYTTGYQIFCRYLSGESDGTPKSAEWAAAICGVSADKIRQLAEIFHQNTTMLMAGWGMQRQQFGEQKHWMLVTLAAMLGQIGTPGGGFGLSYHFSNGGVPTRQAAVPGSMQENLADGAGAVERIPVARIVEALENPGAAYQHNGKKYHFPDIRFIWWAGGANFTHHQDTNRLIRAWQKPELIVISECFWTAAARHADIVLPATTSYERNDIVMTGDYSLQHLVPMKRVVAPRDEARDDFAVFADLSEHWEKGGAARFTEGKTELQWLASFYQIAVQRGARQQIILPPFACFWQQNQLIEMAEDQENNRFVRFADFRADPQAHPLKTASGKIEIYSSTIAQFACPDCPPHPMWLEPDEWHGNAQPGQLQLCSAHAAHRLHSQLNQTSLRERYAVANREPLMIHPGDASARSIADGDVVRVWNARGQVLAGAVVTEGIRPGVICLHEGAWPDPDPDSGICRNGAVNMLTKDIPTSRLGNGCAANTALAWIEKYQGPDLPLAAFDPPQNA